From a single Drosophila sulfurigaster albostrigata strain 15112-1811.04 chromosome 3, ASM2355843v2, whole genome shotgun sequence genomic region:
- the LOC133842761 gene encoding uncharacterized protein LOC133842761 isoform X3 codes for MPNNRNRNRNRNRNKRNKNQNANQTKQQEEQQEEEIEQPATTTSSSSSLAPADDHQHNDNNVNSGSISNGSSTVSSNDVADHNNSSSNNNAQQVTRAAPVNQPEEDQPKDLAKETQQQQQQQQPVSQQLIDEKAESKAEQAIVVAAAEQPKELNQQIENNSEEQLKELPREEVQKQPEEAAHEQQEQQLKEATQEQPERQSKEVAEEQPEQQSEEVAQEQPIAVIIEKQAIAANQLNNQLNNQAEHQLQQQLNQQAIEQKESCQLNQLSNQQPVEQLPQQPVEHIVPVILEKECNPFEVQSAAAEQQLQQPTVHIVPVFVEKTESYTSQSAEQTVEQSKEQPKEELKQQPVVHFIPVTIEQEVITTSSNMGAKHSKQQREQQQQQKQLPELQQQQKELPQEQQQQQQQTPKAPGSPRQAKVIVHRIVREEVDEVDGTQQQQQQQQQQQQQQQQQQQQQQQQQQQQPQLQQQQPLEFQHQHEQLPQQQPPLAPSQQSPTRQQPAPATLPQQRSTKVIIHQIRVETDEEERARKGKPTIEEISSTTATSAAGTAATTMHSNSNGSIPSSGTLSPPPRYLVESPSPKTPSQVAQFGRFARDVQIQELELNSDCSSGEFNFYGMQSPVVCEVDSEVEAEPLTPQLQPQPQTPTTAVATFSPDVPSNSRAEQQEQLRQRRVQKRVALESHFLPQLLSPRYLDSILEENSETTASGHELALSRSSSNDQNHTRAAAKANESFPRSQLDFSRRHRRREEPVALMLETKLLDQPSDLESCTRLQSTLSPQSEDAELVYLSSSASSSVSDLMELELEQAAALAERALIDLDTDASKLINRPNDPDRFSPATTASTTEPISSANETETEGECEVETEVDTETETNVQSSRESTPVNAHRGNEERTLSPSPGSSLSSLLSAATTPTPAEAPTATPTRERATTAAAAATSTTSAESNEFGLNKLANSSIAASSLSATREEFVRNMEKVRELIEMTRREEENVASNASAYHNGNGNDNNVNVNVNVNGNGNGNGNVNVNEQRRSTVESPPPPPVPPPPSSMHYPTPTTPPTQATHVQLTSLLLKRQESNDSHCSDSTQHSQCTAIHMASPPPTNEPPTPPIRQQQQQQPFAPPQQLSQQQQELSQPQLTQQPELELSAISQFAGETEAERIKKLRLLCTETLASMPYGEQMLEELASVAQNITEQQQQQQQQQKEQQQQQSSNNMPYPLPHLPHISELQLSLGAAKNDAWLGLPTQADPKLLVCLSPGQRALVEQQSSKQSAPDQLLDAHEKFVQRRGYHELSAEQVRAMDSEQLKLEQEQMLKTAAKMRELRKSLTPQPEEQPQQQPQQQLSPVPPPVPVKSAETAAKAKSNQGDDVSQLRSNSSSSSYQKVITSATSSFENKPTAADQQQQQSVSEKLPHSFDQRTSSSTEQQQQTRNSSYMSSNSSSNNKFPASMESELARMFPSIAQQGDIFDEQRKRFSNIEQSLKPAQTKRYSNIETSSFESKKRVENGQVVYDYSNSSREHQEEGEKPQATTATATANGKFPLKVHQIPVRLIEDEVDKAPPVPPPPAPANIMSATKLNGKPNTFIDDAQQQPQQQQQQLSTESNRNISRSEQQLKVNSSSSSNTYEEFRQRAKAAIEAIAQPSNSNNTQPSQPPLDNEKLFKDFDALSQQLNAELQTSRVQREQRDKSASLYDLSRLTQHTNNQSQQHLEQLQQRRHAHMQELEREIERSARSRQERLSSVPRSSEEQQPVEYRARRAESLCNLQQEPLQRPHSSAEHYRVQPQQQQQDDWSRYASDLGYSENIARPFAREVEICYQRQHQRQPLGIRAPRLSMSTNDLSSSSYDSYNAYGGARRHAPMLQQAPQQQRPHYASCYSMIERDPNPTYISTTSRRGVSPAPPAPVTPQPPAYDRQQRRASLPRELHEQQLKYILSKEEELKLEFERLQHERRRLMDEMQRAPTVLQAPPPRRDSYRPAPKLPTLSEDEVFRQQMAEEWMNKVAEREERRQHKIIKISKIEDEQQHATEEQANISDEFLNRVKERRHKLAMPADSDWESGAESQPNLSKSGQAAGSESSDVEAPSMRVLEGKAEANLRELPRHLREFAKFASSEQLEGGQGHVDRMEEQERSEMITDNSHSSASKKSSIVKTYKVSRLPPSVQAIAIKSERPRQQQQEQEQQKQQQRQPQPQPQPQPQSAAMPTMTPAMTAKLRIRPQKQTRFLLSPQQLQRQRQRRSWSESDLLKEIDNELQLAKGFLFANGRCVWTPKSQTPHGSSNDLANSCSSAAPTPPPPPSQPVWTPQPSPALSGRKEFRPVRFESPTLPRRYTALQQQQEQQQQQQPQTTTIPPWSYTNGATTTTLSSNNSDYAETDCSTQFGPVAPSASVSDKIKTFERSASTSELNRPFVRRQLSDNSRAVYRPNEVIYKVKHEYLSEPETEYDRPRKMAQLGRRQYEGIGPVTNDGMPIILRSEVQEPHQHEWYKRLYQTIHKQKNGDDYVIRYKCPRARPSYKSNGYVSEPEPNYDSDYSTLKYRTPNPLRVQSVSSAVNVRNLNQDDKLYGTMPNPIKSASNSYKNQPGRIENYTTGHSSVSEKEKKEASAAAVSFFVMCTQLSNCAPYHKKHINKPL; via the exons ATGCCAaataatcgtaatcgtaatcggaATCGTAATCGTAACAAGCGCAATAAGAATCAAAACGCAAATCAAACTAAACAGCAGGAGGAGCAACAGGAGGAGGAAATAGAGCAGCCAGCAACGAcaacttcatcatcatcatcattggcACCCGCTGACGATCATCAgcataatgataataatgtaAATTCTGGCAGCATTTCAAATGGGTCATCAACAGTCAGCAGCAACGATGTTGctgaccacaacaacagctctagcaacaacaacgcacagCAAGTGACAAGAGCAGCGCCAGTGAATCAGCCAGAAGAAGATCAGCCAAAAGATTTAGCTAAAGagacgcaacaacagcaacaacaacagcagccagtgAGTCAGCAACTGATTGATGAAAAAGCAGAGAGCAAAGCTGAGCAAGCGATTGtagttgcagctgcagagcAGCCAAAGGAGTTAAATcagcaaatagaaaataactCTGAAGAGCAGCTAAAGGAACTGCCAAGGGAAGAGGTGCAAAAGCAGCCAGAGGAAGCGGCACAtgagcagcaagagcaacagctaAAGGAAGCTACGCAAGAGCAGCCAGAGCGTCAGTCAAAAGAAGTAGCAGAAGAGCAACCAGAGCAGCAATCAGAGGAAGTGGCACAAGAGCAGCCAATTGCTGTGATAATAGAGAAGCAAGCAATCGCTGCAAATCAGCTAAATAATCAGCTCAATAATCAAGCTGagcatcagctgcagcagcaattaaATCAGCAAGCTATTGAGCAGAAAGAAAGCTGTCAATTAAATCAGTTGAGCAATCAGCAGCCAGTGGAGCAACTACCACAGCAGCCAGTAGAGCACATTGTGCCTGTGATCCTAGAAAAGGAGTGTAATCCATTTGAAGTGCAgtcagctgcagctgagcaacagttgcagcagccaACAGTGCATATAGTGCCAGTGTTTGTGGAAAAGACAGAAAGCTATACAAGTCAAAGTGCAGAACAAACTGTAGAGCAATCAAAGGAGCAGCCAAAAGAAGAGTTAAAGCAGCAACCTGTTGTTCACTTTATTCCTGTAACTATTGAGCAAGAAGTGataacaacaagcagcaacatgGGCGCCAAGCACTCGAAGCAGCAgcgtgagcagcagcagcaacaaaagcagttGCCagaactgcagcaacaacaaaaagagttgccgcaagagcagcaacaacagcagcagcaaacaccGAAAGCGCCTGGAAGTCCACGTCAAGCTAAAGTTATAGTACATCGCATAGTGCGTGAAGAAGTCGATGAAGTAGATGGAactcagcaacaacagcagcaacaacagcagcaacaacagcaacaacagcagcaacaacaacagcagcaacaacaacagcagcagcaaccacaattacaacagcaacagccattAGAATTCCAACATCAGCATGagcaactgccacagcaacagccgccGCTCGCCCCATCACAGCAATCACCCACACGCCAGCAACCAGCGCCAGCAACATTGCCGCAGCAGCGTAGCACGAAGGTGATAATCCATCAGATAAGAGTGGAAACAGACGAGGAGGAACGTGCGCGCAAAGGTAAGCCCACGATCGAAGAGATCAGCAGCaccacagcaacatcagcagcaggcacagcagcaaccacaatgcacagcaatagcaatggcaGCATACCGAGCAGCGGCACTTTGTCACCACCACCCAGATATCTGGTCGAATCCCCCTCACCCAAGACACCATCACAAGTGGCACAATTTGGCAGATTCGCTCGCGATGTGCAGATCCAAGAACTCGAACTGAACAGCGATTGCAGCTCAGGTGAATTCAATTTCTATGGCATGCAATCGCCGGTGGTGTGTGAGGTGGACTCGGAGGTGGAAGCAGAGCCTCTGACACCACAACTGCAACCGCAACCgcaaacaccaacaacagctgtGGCGACATTCTCGCCAGATGTGCCGTCCAACAGTCGAGCggagcaacaggagcagctgCGTCAGAGACGCGTCCAGAAACGTGTGGCACTTGAATCGCACTTTCTGCCGCAGCTGCTCAGTCCGCGCTATCTGGACAGCATACTGGAGGAGAATAGCGAAACCACAGCCTCAGGCCATGAGCTAGCCTTGAGTCGCAGCTCCTCCAACGATCAAAATCACACTCGAGCTGCTGCCAAGGCAAACGAATCGTTTCCTCGCAGTCAACTCGATTTCAGTCGTCGGCACAGACGTCGCGAGGAGCCGGTGGCTCTCATGCTGGAGACAAAGCTGCTCGATCAGCCCAGCGATCTGGAGAGCTGCACCCGACTCCAGAGCACACTGTCACCTCAGTCTGAGGATGCCGAACTTGTTTACCTCAGCTCCTCAGCCTCGAGCAGCGTCTCCGATCTAATGGAACTCGAACTGGAGCAAGCTGCCGCCTTGGCTGAACGTGCTCTCATCGATCTCGACACGGATGCCAGCAAACTGATCAATCGACCCAACGATCCTGACCGCTTCAGTCCAGCTACTACAGCGTCCACAACGGAACCGATCAGCTCAGCCAATGAAACGGAAACCGAGGGCGAATGCGAG GTCGAAACGGAAGTGGACACGGAAACGGAGACGAACGTTCAGTCGAGTCGGGAGAGCACACCTGTTAATGCTCATCGAGGCAACGAAGAGCGAACATTATCGCCATCGCCAGGCAGTTCGCTATCATCGCTGCTCAGTGCTGcgacgacgccgacgccaGCAGAGGCGCCAACAGCGACGCCCACgcgagagagagcaacaacagcagcagcagcagcaacatcgacaacatcgGCTGAGTCCAACGAATTTGGCCTGAACAAATTGGCCAACAGTTCAATTGCAGCGTCGTCGCTGTCGGCAACGCGCGAGGAATTTGTTCGCAATATGGAAAAAGTGCGCGAATTGATCGAAATGACGCGACGCGAAGAGGAAAACGTCGCGAGCAACGCAAGTGCTTACCACAACGGAAATGGTAATGATAATAACGTGAACGTAAACGTGAACGTGAAtggaaacggaaacggaaacgggAACGTAAACGTGAATGAGCAACGTAGGTCAACAGTAGaatcgccaccgccaccgcctgtGCCACCGCCACCCAGCAGCATGCACTATCCCACTCCCACCACCCCCCCAACACAGGCAACGCACGTGCAACTCACCTCGTTGCTGTTGAAGCGTCAGGAATCAAATGATTCGCATTGCTCCgacagcacacagcacagtCAATGCACTGCCATACACATGGCCTCGCCACCACCCACAAACGAACCACCCACGCCCCCAAtacgccagcaacagcagcagcaaccattcGCACCCCCACAGCAACTatcccaacaacaacaagaactatCCCAACCACAGCTAACACAGCAACCAGAATTGGAGCTTAGTGCAATCTCACAATTTGCAGGCGAAACGGAAGCGGAGCGTATCAAGAAACTGCGTCTGCTATGCACCGAGACCTTGGCCTCTATGCCCTATGGCGAGCAGATGCTTGAGGAGCTCGCCAGCGTTGCCCAAAACATAaccgaacagcaacaacaacagcagcagcaacaaaaggaacaacagcaacaacaatcgagcAACAACATGCCTTATCCTTTGCCACATTTGCCGCACATCAGCGAGTTGCAACTGTCGCTGGGCGCAGCCAAGAATGATGCCTGGCTGGGATTGCCGACGCAAGCGGATCCCAAGTTGTTGGTCTGTCTATCGCCCGGTCAGCGTGCTTTGGTCGAGCAGCAATCATCAAAGCAATCGGCGCCCGATCAGCTGCTGGATGCACATGAGAAATTCGTGCAGCGTCGCGGCTATCACGAGTTGAGCGCTGAACAGGTTCGAGCGATGGACAGCGAGCAACTGAAACTGGAGCAGGAGCAGATGCTGAAAACGGCGGCGAAAATGCGTGAATTGCGCAAGAGTTTGACGCCGCAGCCAGAagagcaaccacaacagcaaccacaacaacaattgtcgCCAGTGCCGCCGCCGGTGCCAGTGAAGAGCGCTGAGACCGCAGCGAAGGCAAAGAGCAACCAGGGCGATGACGTAAGCCAGCTGAgaagcaatagcagcagcagcagctatcAGAAGGTGATCACATCAGCGACATCatcatttgaaaataaaccGACAGCAGCtgatcagcaacagcaacagtcagTGTCCGAAAAGTTGCCTCACTCATTTGACCAGCGCACGTCCAGCAGcacagagcaacagcaacagactAGAAACAGCAGCTAcatgagcagcaacagcagcagcaacaacaaattcccAGCCAGCATGGAAAGCGAACTCGCACGCATGTTTCCAAGCATTGCGCAGCAAGGCGACATCTTTGATGAGCAACGCAAGCGTTTCTCCAACATCGAGCAGAGCTTGAAACCTGCGCAAACAAAACGTTACTCGAACATTGAAACGAGTTCGTTTGAGTCGAAGAAACGTGTGGAGAACGGACAAGTTGTCTACGattacagcaacagcagccgggAGCACCAAGAGGAAGGCGAGAAgccacaagcaacaacagcaacagcaacagcaaatggcaaattcCCATTGAAGGTGCATCAGATCCCAGTGCGTTTGATCGAAGATGAGGTGGATAAAGCGCCGCCAGTGCCACCGCCGCCGGCACCAGCAAATATTATGTCAGCTACCAAATTAAATGGCAAGCCAAACACTTTCATTGATGacgcacagcagcaaccacaacagcaacagcaacaactgagcACTGAGAGCAACCGCAACATCTCTCGCAGTGAGCAACAGCTCAAggtgaacagcagcagcagcagcaacacttaTGAGGAATTTCGGCAACGTGCCAAGGCAGCAATCGAAGCAATTGCTCagccaagcaacagcaacaacacgcaACCTTCGCAGCCGCCTTTGGACAATGAAAAGCTGTTCAAGGACTTTGATGCCTTGTCCCAGCAGCTCAATGCCGAACTGCAAACAAGTCGCGTCCAACGCGAGCAACGCGACAAATCCGCCTCGCTCTACGATCTCAGTCGCCTGACGCAGCACACCAACAACCAGAGCCAGCAGCATctcgagcagctgcagcagcgacgccaTGCGCACATGCAGGAGCTGGAGCGTGAAATCGAACGCTCCGCACGCTCCCGCCAGGAGCGTCTCTCCTCGGTGCCACGCAGCAGCGAGGAGCAACAGCCTGTGGAGTATCGTGCACGACGCGCCGAATCGCTCTGCAATCTGCAGCAGGAGCCGCTCCAACGTCCGCACAGCTCAGCGGAACATTATCGTgtgcaaccacagcaacagcaacaggatgATTGGTCGCGTTATGCCAGCGATTTGGGCTACTCGGAGAACATTGCGCGTCCGTTTGCACGCGAGGTGGAGATTTGCTATCAGCGGCAGCATCAAAGGCAACCGCTGGGAATACGCGCTCCCCGCTTGTCGATGAGCACCAACGATTTGTCGAGCAGTAGCTACGATAGCTACAATGCGTATGGCGGAGCGCGGAGGCATGCACCGATGTTGCAACAGGcgccgcagcaacagcgaccACATTACGCCAGCTGCTATTCGATGATCGAACGTGATCCGAATCCCACGTACATCAGCACCACCTCAAGGCGTGGCGTCTCCCCCGCCCCACCGGCACCTGTCACCCCGCAGCCGCCCGCTTACGATCGGCAGCAGAGACGCGCGAGCTTGCCACGCGAGTTGCACGAACAGCAGCTGAAGTACATACTCAGTAAGGAGGAGGAACTGAAGCTGGAGTTTGAGCGTTTGCAGCATGAACGCCGTCGCCTGATGGACGAGATGCAACGTGCCCCGACGGTGTTGCAAGCGCCGCCGCCACGTCGTGATAGCTATCGACCGGCGCCCAAGTTGCCCACGCTCAGCGAGGACGAAGTGTTCCGCCAGCAGATGGCCGAGGAGTGGATGAACAAGGTGGCGGAGCGTGAGGAGCGACGCCAGCACAAGATCATCAAGATCTCAAAGATCGAGGATGAGCAACAGCATGCCACCGAGGAGCAGGCGAACATCAGCGATGAGTTTCTCAATCGCGTCAAGGAACGTCGGCATAAGCTCGCAATGCCCGCAGACAGCGATTGGGAGAGTGGcgccgaatcgcaaccgaatctgAGCAAATCGGGTCAGGCGGCAGGCAGCGAATCGTCGGATGTGGAGGCGCCATCGATGCGTGTACTCGAGGGTAAGGCGGAGGCAAATCTGCGCGAGTTGCCGCGACATTTGCGCGAGTTTGCCAAGTTcgcgagcagcgagcagctcGAGGGCGGCCAAGGGCATGTGGATCGCATGGAGGAGCAGGAGCGCAGCGAGATGATCACGGACAATTCGCATAGCAGTGCCAGCAAGAAGTCGAGCATTGTGAAGACGTACAAGGTGTCCAGGCTGCCGCCTTCCGTACAGG CCATAGCAATTAAATCCGAGAGGCcgagacaacagcaacaagagcaagagcaacaaaagcagcagcagcgacagccgcagccgcagccgcaacCTCAGCCGCAGTCAGCAGCGATGCCAACGATGACGCCAGCGATGACTGcgaaattgcgtatacgaccCCAGAAACAGACGCGATTTCTGCTATCaccgcagcagctgcagcgacagagacagcgacgcAGCTGGTCGGAGAGTGATCTGCTCAAGGAGATCGACAACGAGCTGCAGCTGGCCAAGGGCTTTCTCTTTGCCAACGGTCGGT GCGTCTGGACACCCAAAAGTCAAACACCGCACGGCTCCAGCAACGATCTGGCCAACAGCTGCTCCTCGGCAGCCCCCACACCACCGCCACCCCCCTCACAGCCCGTGTGGACGCCACAGCCATCGCCAGCGCTCAGCGGACGCAAGGAGTTTCGCCCCGTGCGTTTCGAGTCGCCCACCTTGCCACGTCGCTACACGgcactgcaacagcaacaagaacagcagcagcagcagcaaccacagacGACGACAATACCACCGTGGTCATATACAAACGGAGCCACAACCACAACTCTGAGCTCCAACAACTCGGATTACGCCGAAACCGATTGTTCCACTCAGTTTGGCCCAGTGGCGCCCTCTGCCAGCGTCTCCGATAAGATCAAAA CATTTGAACGCTCTGCTTCCACATCGGAGTTGAACAGGCCGTTTGTGCGTCGTCAGCTGTCAGACAATAGCCGAGCTGTTTACAGGCCCAATGAAGTCA TCTACAAAGTCAAGCACGAGTATTTGAGCGAACCGGAAACGGAATACGATCGTCCGCGCAAAATGGCGCAATTAGGTCGACGGCAATACGAAGGCATCGGTCCGGTGACCAACGATGGAATGCCCATAATACTTAGATCG GAGGTCCAGGAACCGCATCAGCATGAATGGTACAAGCGACTGTATCAGACCATACATAAGCAGAAGAATGGCG ACGATTACGTGATACGCTACAAGTGTCCCAGAG CTCGTCCATCGTATAAGAGCAATGGTTATGTGTCTGAACCTGAACCCAACTACGATTCCGATTACTCAACTCTAAAGTATCGCACACCGAATCCGCTACGTGTGCAGTCTGTATCCTCGGCTGTCAATGTGCGCAATCTAAATCAGGACGATAA ATTGTATGGTACTATGCCCAATCCGATAAAATCGGCATCGAATTCATACAAAAATCAACCCGGTCGCATTGAGAACTACACAACTGGACATTCGTCTGTGtcggagaaggagaagaaggaggCAAGTGCCGCAGCAGTGAGCTTTTTTGTCATGTGTACACAACTATCAAACTGCGCTCCCTACCACAAAAAGCATATCAATAAACCATTATAA